CTAGTGTGTAGAAGGCGTCATCAACACCCTGTGGGAAAATAAGCAATACCATAATCAATGTTTAGAAGCTGACATATAATAACTCAATACAATACAACCATTGttctctttttgtctgtcttGCTTCATACCTGTCTGGTTTTGGCAGAGGTTTCTATGAAGGGGATCCGATAGCTCCAGGCTAGGTCCAGAGCCTGCTTGGAGTCGACAGTCCGAGATGGAAGATCACACTTATTACCCACCAGGACCATGGGAACATCCTCTGAGTCCTTTACCCTCTTGATCTGTTCCCTGCATGCATAGTACAAAACATCATAAACAACTGTTTCATGAACATTTTCCAGCATATCCATCGATACATGAATGCCATTTTCACtattatttagtttgtgtatAAAATGTTTAACACCTGCATAATCTATATCATCTACCCAGTTTATTCCTGAGCCAAAAAAAAATGGGTATTGCTATGACACTTCAGTAATCCAAAATTTGTTTATATTTCTGGCCGAAGCTGCGGTGTGGCTTCATATGCTAGAAGCCATGTGAAAGTGAACTTATACCTTTTCGGTCAGACATATACTAAATATTCCTTTTGAGTGAAGAATTGTAAACATTTTCAAAGAAATATAACAATGAAGTTAGCCTACTGAGATTGCAAGTTATAAAGAAAATGGATGGAAGATGAAAACTGAAATGTAGGTAGGTTTCAGGAATAAGGTGGATAACAGAGCAAAGTTATCTCAAGACCTGACCTACAAAACCTACAATACCTGTAGTGGTGGATATCCTCAAATGACTTGCTATTGTTGATAGCGAAGACACAGAGAAAGCCCTCTCCTGTCCTCATGTACTGGTCCCTCATGGCGCTGTACTCCTCCTGTCCTGCTGTGTCCAGGATGTCCAACAGACAGGTCTCTCCATCAATCACCACCTGCTTCCTGTATGAGTCCTGGAAGGGGATAGGTCCAGACCAGCATGTTGGGTGGGGCATATTGCTATGGTACAGCAATGGCTATCTGGATACTGTATTATCTACATTAGTGAAATCACATCACTCATTAGTGTTTCATTCACCTCAATTGTAGGGTCGTACTCATCAACAAAATGGTTCTGGATGAGCTGGATTGTCAAGGCACTTTTCCCCACGCCACCAGCCCCCACTACCACCAGTTTATATTCCGTCATTATTCACCTGGGGAACAGAGGCACATGAGTCATAATTAATACATATCCTACCCTCAGACCTTCAGGGGGAACTTCCCAAACCTAAATCGTAGGAATGTCTATTAATCCTTTTGCACATAACACATGGATATTTCATCTCTTTCAAAGCACATTCCAGTTCTATTTAGGGAAAGCACAATTTCACACAAAGGTTCTTGGGTGTGTCCCAGTTATAGAAACAGCTATAAAAGTTCTCCTTTCTGATGAGATGTTTTGGAGATTTCATTTGGAACACTTTTGACAAAATGCGCAGCTCTGAAATGACCTCTTCAAGTCAGAAGAATCCCTTTTTACCAGAAAAGAGTTTTTCCTGTGAAGAATGTCTTGTATAAAAACTAGCTTGAAGAACAGTTAATGTCTTTTAACCCATACCATTCCCAGGAGCATGCATTTCAACAATACTGGTGCTTCCTTAAAATTCTATCCAGTGGTAAGAAAGGTGTGTACTGCCAATGTCTACTTCAACCAGATGAGTGACAGGAGTACATACCAAGTAGCATGACAACCATTGGCATATTTCCAAGTTCACCATACTGTTACAAAGCTGTGAGTGAATTAGAACATTGCTGCTATGCTAGCGGAAACTTTTACTAGTACATGTGCTCAGAAGTCACAATCTTTCACCATCATCAATGACATCAATGCTAAAATACTGACTCTGCATTTCCTCAAAAGCTTCAGCATGGaatgtttttttcctttcttgaCGAGTTTCATAACTGACAGTTTGTCAAAGCAGATGCTGTGTTGCAACTTGTGACTTCACAAACTACGATGACTCACTCGTCCTAATCTgacaggtggagagggagacagagatgtCGCTACCACAACCAGCTCTGAGGATGTGGCTTACAATGTGCACCTGTGTACCTCAACATCATCCTGACCCTTAACTTGGACttggtgttttctttttatttcaggacatttaattaaaataaatatctGCAAATGGTAGTAACTAGTAACGTGAATGACCCCATATCCAGATGTAATCAAGATGATAATGTGGTATGATGACATACATACTAGACCATATCATTTACAATTATTTTGAATACagcaatacaataaaataaaataaaacacaccTTTCATTTGTTTCAGACGTTCAGAATATGTTCAGAATAAAGTTTTAACCAAGTTCTTTAAAATACGCCTTTAGGCCTGCTTTAAACAATGTCAAAAAAGGTTAAGATGATTTAGCTTTGCTGTATGATAAACAATTCTTGATATGaggcacacaaaaaaaaagagtatcCATGAAGATCATGATCATGTGAATTTATATTTCATTGCTAATTATAGCTAAGGGACAAAGCGGAGACAGATATACTGAACTAGACGGCACATCAGTTCAAAAATCAATAAAGCAACAATCAATACGATTTTTTCAGGTCCACCAAGTTTGCCACTGTTAAACAAaagaaaatgacatcccatcaAACCATTTACTGTATGTACTTCATCAACCTTTTACTGTGTCGACTTACAAGTATTAAGAGTGAATGCTGATGCAGATGTTAAGGTGTTTTTCTAAGTCTAACCCATCATCTTTCCATCTGACGTTTTTAAAATGTAAAGTCTCCCTCCTACTTTCTCATGAAGCTTTACATTGTAGCCTGAGTACATGGTACGGACCAACCCGTTGTTGTTGGTTAGTAGACAGTCCTACCTTCTTTTTATGTTAAAGTTTAAATTAAATGGTCTTCTTGTCCCAGGTGCATTGGGCAGATCCCTAGGGCATGCAGCAGGCCTTAATCAAGTGGTTAGGACATTTTAGCACAATTTTGTGGTTTCCAGTCAGATCTATTGATTATTGATGATAATGTTAGGGAAATGTGAAATAAAGCTTATGGTAAATGACAGATTCAAGCTCTTATAATAAAAAGATTAATTCAATGAACATATCCTGACATCAGTTAGGCTACATGGTAGCTCAACCCTGATCATAGAATTCTGTAACATGTAaggcaaaataaaacaaacatgttCTTACAGTATGTGGGCTGAACTATAAAAAATAACGACTAAaacaatatgtttttttcaaaattcttaccaCTGTTATGGTAATGTTAGGTACATTTTCAAGTTTGCACCTTGCAGAATAATGTTTCATTTGAAGGTTAAATGCCATGTCTAATTCCACTAAACATTTCTTACAGTATTGGCTAAAGTGTATCGCCCTGCATGTAGGTTTGCTGCTGGGCAAAAATGTTTAATCATTT
This portion of the Alosa sapidissima isolate fAloSap1 chromosome 22, fAloSap1.pri, whole genome shotgun sequence genome encodes:
- the LOC121697346 gene encoding GTPase KRas-like, whose product is MTEYKLVVVGAGGVGKSALTIQLIQNHFVDEYDPTIEDSYRKQVVIDGETCLLDILDTAGQEEYSAMRDQYMRTGEGFLCVFAINNSKSFEDIHHYREQIKRVKDSEDVPMVLVGNKCDLPSRTVDSKQALDLAWSYRIPFIETSAKTRQGVDDAFYTLVREIRKHKEKMSKEGKKKKKSKTKCSIM